CTGTCACGATTAAGGTTTGGAACGGAATGTGGCATGTATGGCAAATAAGTGGTGACGTATTACCCGAAGCAAGAAAGGCAATTAAGGAGATCGGCCAATTTGTAAAGAAAACCTTCAATTGAAAAATGGTGCATTGCAATATGGTGCCTGACACTATTAACAAGTCATAGAGGTTGGAAATGGTGTCAGGCACCATAAATACGTCGTGGATGGTGTAAATGGTGTCAGGGACCACGTACAGTTGTACTAATATTGCCAATATTAGTATAACCTTGAAGGCGGAAATGGATTTATAATAGAGTTGAGTATAGTTTAATCCCGGTCTTTACATATGAAATTACGGCTGGTTTTTTGGACCGATAGGAAAGTATAAGTTTTCTATCAGGCATAAGGGCAACTGCGCCTTTGTTTTAGCCCTCAAGGGTTCGCCAATTGGCGAGTTTTCTTTATTATAGGAAGGAAGGGGAATAGAACATGAAAAGTTTAATTGTTTATTGCTCATCCCATGGTACTACAGAAAAAGCGGTTGGATTATTAAGCGAGAACCTCGTAGGGGAAGTTTTATCGGTAGATTTAAAAAGGGAGAAAACTATTTTTGACGTTAAGGATTTTGATACAGTTATTATCGGAGGTTCGATTCACGCTGGACAGATTCAAAGGAGAATTAAAAAGTTTATCCAAAATCACCATGAAGAACTTTTGGAGAAGGATTTAGGGCTTTTTCTAGTTTGTATGCGAGACGGTGAAATGGCCATCGAGCAATTTAACAGTGCCTTTCCACAGGATTTGCGAAAGAACTCCGTTGCCATGGGATTATTTGGCGGAGAATTTCTAGTTTCTAAAATGAACTTTTTTGAAAGACAGGTAGTAAAAAAAGTCGACGGAATCACTACGGACCAATCAAAATTAGATCTTAACGCAATCATG
The DNA window shown above is from Neobacillus sp. WH10 and carries:
- a CDS encoding flavodoxin domain-containing protein, encoding MKSLIVYCSSHGTTEKAVGLLSENLVGEVLSVDLKREKTIFDVKDFDTVIIGGSIHAGQIQRRIKKFIQNHHEELLEKDLGLFLVCMRDGEMAIEQFNSAFPQDLRKNSVAMGLFGGEFLVSKMNFFERQVVKKVDGITTDQSKLDLNAIMEFTSRLNNLKSLV